CTCGAATTTCCTGGCACAGGATATCCCGGGAAATGGCTCCGGCGGCTTTTTCAACATTGCTCAGGACGCAGCAATAGGCGACTTCACGGCAGCGGTTGGATCTGTTGTATTCAACGCCAACACGATCTTCCTCGGTTATGTTGAGGCTGGCACTTACCAGCTCGTCATCGTGGAAGCGGATTTCATCCCCGGGGTCAATTGGGGACTTAGCTTTCACGAAGTCTATCGGGATAGAAACGCCGGAGGCGCAACAACCGCACCAGGAATGGTTATTGCTCCGAATGGAAACGTCGTGGCGATGTATGGAACCTCCGGTCGCTCTTCCGTCCTGAATGAAGGCTGGACGACCTACCGCGATGTCACTACCGGAATATGGTCGTCAAAAGACGCAAATCTAAACTGCCCAACACAGCCCGGTTTGGCAAACTTCAGGAATTCGATCTACATGGTGCAAAGGCAGAACGGCGGTGGTGGGCGAGGTATATGGGAAAACATACTAGACAATACTGGCTTCTACATCAACGGCACGGGTCACCAGATTATCGGTTCCACCTATTGGGGACTCTCTATGCTCGTTTGGCAAGGTGAACTCATATTTGCTGCACAAGAAAATAATGGTGAGCATGCATTAGACATTTATGCCTCCCTCGACGGTGTGAACTGGGTTACCAATCGTTACTTCGGCATCGATATTGGTGCCACTCCCGGTATTGCTCTCTACAATGGTGGTCTAACCGCAGCATTCAAAGCGAACGACGCACGGTATGTGACGTACGCAACCCATTCAACCCCCTAGACTGCAAAGTGCCTGCGGGTAAACCCGCAGGCACGCTATGCGAATATACTTGCCCAACCAAGAGCCTATCCATCTTTATCATTCACTTCTCGGGATCGGCGCAGTCCTATATAGATACAGTGGGACGACTGCTACTTCCAGGATGAGCACAGCTCCTCCGATACGATGAATCTGTCAGCAGATGGGAATCATGACGAGACTTACTGGTTATCCAATGCGGTGGCTTGTTACGGTCTGCTTTGCGGTTGGCGCCTGCACAGCGCAATCACAAAGCAGCGCGAGTCCGTCCTTCGACGTAGCTTCCGTGCGGCCGAACAACTCCTCGAAGGATGGCCGTTCGCATATCTACAGCTCTTCGAACAGTGGAAACTTCCGCGCGATCAATGTACCCATCAAAGCCCTTCTGCTCCAGGCCTACGCTCTGCCCGAGACGCAGGTCCTCGGCGTGCCGAGCAATGTCGGCTCCGGCATGTTCGACATCGAAGCGAAAGTGACTCCCGAGTTTGACGAACAACTGAAGCTGCTCAACGAAGAGGAGCGCAAAACCCAGAAGAGACAGATGCTTCAGGCATTGCTGGCCGATCGATTCTATCTCGTCTGCCACAAAGAGACGAGGCAACTCCCGATCTACGCCCTCGTGACCGCTCAGGGCGGCGTGAAGTTAGCCCCATCTAAAAGCAATGGCCTGCTCATCAACTCGTCGTATGGAAAACTCTCCGCACAGGGATTAACTTCAGAAGGCCTTGCACGCGAGTTGGCGAAGATTGTAGGGCGGCCCGTCGTGGATGAAATCAAGGCCACCGGGCGCTTCGATATCACCCTGCTCTGGACCCCGGACGAGGGACCGAGATCGAACGCAGTCCCATCCGCTGATCCGCCCCCGTCGATCTACACCGCCGTGCAGGAACAACTAGGCGTGAAGCTGGAACCTCGCAAAGGACCAGTGGAAGTGTTAGTCGTCGACCGTCTGGATCTGCCCACGGAGAACTAACGGCTCGCGATAATTCGTTGCAAAGCTCCTTATTGAGATGGGGCTTGCTAGAGGGTCGCACCAATTGCAGTGCGACGTTCTGCAGTTCTATTTTTCGCTTCCAAACTTCTTAAGCAATGAAGCCAGGACGGCGCGCTGCTCCTCCTGGCCAGCTCGACGAATTTGAGACAGTAACCAGATAGTACTCGGCTTCTCTCCTGTGATGTTCTTGGCTCCTTGATTACAGCTTGAGCATAGTGCTCTTAGATTTGATAGCTCGTCTTTGCCACCTAAATTTTTGTCTACGATGTGCCCAATATGGAGACGAACTTTTCGGTTAGTGGCAGGATCGATCTCTCCGGGACAGAGACCACACATTTGGCAGGTAAAGCCGTTTCGATCAAGAACCTCTGCGCGCAGCTTTGCAGAAATATCGCGTTTGAATATAACTTTTTTCTCTGGAGGCTCTTCCTTAAGAATGTACTGACCGGGTTTTAGCTCTACCGTGTCGTGATGCGTGAGTATCTGCCAGCCCTCATCTTCTCTGAGTTCGCGTAAGCGTCTCGCCCATTCACTGACACTCGTACCGATAGAGTCTCTAATTTCAATCGAAGTAACGACTTGTCCGATATGCGCCCGCAAAAACTGCCTGATTCGCTCTTTTGAGCCCGGTTTACGCACGCTTACCCTCCATTACCCCTTGCATATGTTGAAGCAGCTGCTGGCCGATCAACTCCGTGTAGGCGGGAGGAATTGCTTCGTTTATTTCATTCTTGGTCATCCAATCAATACCCATTGCCTCGCGCGCTGCGCCGAGAGTGCAGTTTCCTCCACCGGTTACCTGCACAAAATCCACCCATTCATCTGTCTTGCCGAAATGGGACTTGCGTCGATCGAAAGTATGAACTCTAGGGTGCTTTTTGTGAGGCGGAGCGACAATTTCAAAATTAGCCTCAAAGAGACGGTGTCGGAGAACCCTAAGCTTGGGAAACATCGTTCCGCATAGAATCACAGCATTTATTAATGGAGCTCCATCGACATTTTCAATCACGTAAGGTAGCCCAGTATTGATGAGCATTTCACGGACAGGTTCGACCAATCTGGGCCATTCATGGGCGTTGCCATTTCTCTTAGCAAGATCGGAATATGACTGACACGGAGGGGAAGCATGAATAGCATCGAACGATGTTAAGAAGTTGAAATCCAGCTGGAACACGTTTGCTTGGATGAAGGGAAGAGGATAACGCGGTTGCGGATTGATATCGACGCCCACAACGTCGAATCCTGCACGGCTGTAACCCACGCCCGCTCCACCTGCACAGCAAAAAAGATCGAGCAAGCGCGGTTTTCCCAAAATTGGTCTTCGGGCGAAAACGATCTCCTGATCCGGATATGGTTTGAACAGCCGGA
This genomic stretch from Terriglobus saanensis SP1PR4 harbors:
- a CDS encoding TIGR03435 family protein; protein product: MTRLTGYPMRWLVTVCFAVGACTAQSQSSASPSFDVASVRPNNSSKDGRSHIYSSSNSGNFRAINVPIKALLLQAYALPETQVLGVPSNVGSGMFDIEAKVTPEFDEQLKLLNEEERKTQKRQMLQALLADRFYLVCHKETRQLPIYALVTAQGGVKLAPSKSNGLLINSSYGKLSAQGLTSEGLARELAKIVGRPVVDEIKATGRFDITLLWTPDEGPRSNAVPSADPPPSIYTAVQEQLGVKLEPRKGPVEVLVVDRLDLPTEN
- a CDS encoding HNH endonuclease translates to MRKPGSKERIRQFLRAHIGQVVTSIEIRDSIGTSVSEWARRLRELREDEGWQILTHHDTVELKPGQYILKEEPPEKKVIFKRDISAKLRAEVLDRNGFTCQMCGLCPGEIDPATNRKVRLHIGHIVDKNLGGKDELSNLRALCSSCNQGAKNITGEKPSTIWLLSQIRRAGQEEQRAVLASLLKKFGSEK
- a CDS encoding DNA cytosine methyltransferase, which translates into the protein MSKGKMGTLRLFKPYPDQEIVFARRPILGKPRLLDLFCCAGGAGVGYSRAGFDVVGVDINPQPRYPLPFIQANVFQLDFNFLTSFDAIHASPPCQSYSDLAKRNGNAHEWPRLVEPVREMLINTGLPYVIENVDGAPLINAVILCGTMFPKLRVLRHRLFEANFEIVAPPHKKHPRVHTFDRRKSHFGKTDEWVDFVQVTGGGNCTLGAAREAMGIDWMTKNEINEAIPPAYTELIGQQLLQHMQGVMEGKRA